The Fictibacillus arsenicus genome contains a region encoding:
- the modB gene encoding molybdate ABC transporter permease subunit: MIHSLVLSLETAVIATIFVLAAGLPLSYLFARLSFRGKTIFETIFSLPLILPPSVVGYILLLLLGKDGLGRFGIQWVFTWKAAVLAATIVAFPLFFRTAKASFGNLDDNILDAARLDGSSWNIFWNVAIPLARHGVIAAVMLSFLRAIGEFGATLMIAGNIPGITQTAPLAIYDHVLLGDEQTALVLSFFLTLFSFVMLAISSIFAKKSI, translated from the coding sequence TTGATTCATTCACTGGTACTATCTTTAGAAACTGCTGTTATTGCAACGATTTTTGTATTGGCAGCAGGATTGCCTCTATCCTATCTGTTTGCTCGTTTGTCTTTTAGAGGAAAAACAATCTTTGAAACAATCTTTAGCCTTCCATTAATTCTGCCTCCTTCCGTAGTGGGGTATATATTATTGCTGCTGTTAGGAAAAGATGGTTTAGGCAGATTTGGTATTCAATGGGTGTTCACTTGGAAAGCTGCTGTTCTAGCGGCAACAATCGTTGCTTTTCCTTTGTTTTTTCGCACAGCCAAAGCTTCCTTTGGAAATTTAGATGATAACATACTTGATGCTGCCCGGCTGGATGGATCCAGTTGGAACATCTTTTGGAATGTAGCCATTCCTTTAGCGAGGCATGGAGTGATTGCAGCTGTAATGCTTTCTTTTTTAAGGGCGATTGGGGAATTCGGTGCAACTCTTATGATTGCGGGGAATATTCCGGGTATCACCCAAACCGCTCCGCTTGCAATATATGATCATGTTCTTTTAGGAGATGAACAAACAGCGCTGGTTTTATCTTTTTTCCTTACTCTGTTTTCATTTGTTATGTTAGCGATTAGTTCAATTTTTGCAAAAAAATCAATTTGA
- a CDS encoding peptidoglycan D,D-transpeptidase FtsI family protein, with the protein MLSRKRTIAAGVSILLLILCLMYRLADIQLISTKSFSKNNVNLIQESVNQRTHRFTINDGRGYFLDRNGELLSTDVKPQIVVFPNLYKKDWPIVTISEILQLPPQKIEEMIYQLKKPSALLLPAELTLQQMNRINELEIPGLYAQLVTRRKPLPFANHIIGAVGEDPDLIKQKYKDKLDKGTVSIATKTGKNGMQYTFDPFLISEGETQFIYHVDRQGNPLFGLDVKYRTQTNPLYPLHVKTTIDKKMQEAVERYLSIHQVEAGGAVLIDVETNELLAMASRPVFNSKTIYKHENKMTTHQIPGSIFKIVTAAAAIEENKVQNDKRYDCNVNIYGKQDERQLGMLNFEESFSRSCNKTFGDLANELVAENNNIIEEYAEKLGLLEFNGWRGQVYHFDNFSHFYQEEQGQIRNPNKKMQDYQSPLAISQTAIGQLDVRITPLAAANMMATIARGGTWSEVKAAKSVNFANGTELVEFKDHNGKKESLSPYTMMRLQSLLVNVVKDENGTGHALQSLPFQVAGKTGTAQKGEEANVYIKWFAGYFPADNPKFALVVVDMKHDTVNRTTSVYADIAKVVMEISDREE; encoded by the coding sequence TTGTTATCTCGAAAAAGAACAATAGCTGCAGGTGTTAGCATTTTATTGCTTATTCTCTGTCTGATGTACCGCTTAGCAGATATACAGCTGATTTCGACAAAATCTTTCTCGAAAAATAACGTTAATTTAATACAAGAGAGTGTAAACCAGCGAACTCACCGTTTTACAATTAATGATGGAAGAGGTTATTTTCTGGACCGCAATGGTGAACTTCTGTCTACAGATGTAAAACCTCAAATAGTTGTGTTCCCTAACCTCTATAAAAAGGATTGGCCGATAGTCACCATTTCAGAAATTCTTCAGCTGCCACCACAAAAAATAGAAGAAATGATCTATCAGCTGAAAAAACCTTCAGCACTTTTATTGCCAGCAGAGCTAACTCTGCAGCAGATGAATCGAATCAATGAACTGGAAATCCCGGGTCTGTATGCACAGCTTGTAACAAGAAGAAAGCCCCTTCCATTTGCAAATCATATTATCGGAGCAGTTGGAGAAGACCCAGATCTAATAAAGCAAAAATATAAAGATAAACTCGATAAGGGAACAGTAAGCATCGCTACTAAAACGGGGAAAAACGGAATGCAATACACGTTTGATCCTTTTTTAATATCTGAAGGAGAAACTCAGTTTATCTATCATGTGGACCGGCAAGGGAATCCCTTATTTGGGCTCGATGTAAAATATCGTACTCAGACGAATCCGCTATATCCTTTGCATGTTAAGACTACTATTGATAAAAAAATGCAGGAAGCTGTTGAGAGATACTTAAGTATTCATCAGGTGGAAGCGGGCGGAGCTGTCTTGATTGACGTAGAAACAAATGAACTGCTGGCTATGGCAAGCAGGCCTGTATTTAATAGTAAGACGATCTATAAACATGAAAACAAGATGACCACCCATCAAATTCCGGGTTCGATTTTCAAAATCGTTACTGCTGCTGCTGCAATAGAAGAAAACAAAGTTCAGAATGATAAACGATACGACTGTAATGTAAATATTTATGGCAAGCAAGATGAAAGACAATTAGGCATGCTTAATTTCGAGGAAAGTTTCTCTCGAAGCTGCAATAAAACGTTTGGAGACCTCGCAAACGAACTAGTGGCTGAAAATAATAACATTATAGAGGAATATGCTGAAAAGCTAGGTCTTCTAGAGTTTAACGGCTGGAGAGGACAAGTTTATCATTTTGATAACTTTTCACATTTCTATCAAGAAGAACAAGGACAAATAAGAAATCCTAACAAAAAGATGCAGGATTATCAATCACCGCTCGCCATTTCGCAGACTGCAATCGGTCAGCTTGATGTAAGGATCACTCCTCTGGCCGCAGCCAATATGATGGCAACAATTGCGAGGGGCGGTACCTGGTCAGAAGTAAAAGCTGCTAAATCAGTGAATTTTGCAAATGGAACAGAATTAGTAGAATTTAAAGATCATAACGGCAAGAAAGAATCGTTATCTCCCTATACGATGATGAGACTTCAATCCTTGCTGGTGAACGTAGTAAAAGATGAAAATGGGACAGGGCATGCTTTGCAATCACTTCCTTTTCAGGTAGCCGGCAAGACAGGTACAGCTCAAAAGGGAGAAGAAGCGAATGTTTATATTAAATGGTTTGCAGGTTATTTTCCCGCAGACAACCCCAAATTCGCTTTAGTAGTAGTTGATATGAAACACGATACAGTAAACAGGACAACCTCTGTTTATGCCGATATTGCAAAAGTAGTAATGGAGATTTCAGACAGAGAAGAGTAA
- a CDS encoding class I SAM-dependent DNA methyltransferase translates to MGREFIELFDEWSSSYDETVAGESLEYKEVFHKYDHILETVVNKSGNVVLEFGVGTGNLSEKLLLKGKTVIGIEPSKGMREKALKRNPKLVLHDGDFLSFPKLDKEIDTIVSTYAFHHLTDDEKDAAVGHYSQLLKKDGKIVFADTAFLHESDKKERHEKVKKQGYLNLLRDLQTEYYTTLGVLEDIFKKHDFDISFEKLNEYVWLMEAVKK, encoded by the coding sequence ATGGGACGAGAGTTTATTGAACTTTTTGATGAATGGTCTTCTTCATATGATGAAACAGTGGCTGGTGAGAGCCTAGAATACAAGGAAGTTTTTCATAAATATGATCATATCCTAGAAACTGTGGTGAATAAATCAGGTAATGTGGTTTTAGAATTTGGCGTAGGGACAGGAAACTTAAGTGAAAAGCTGCTTTTAAAAGGTAAAACGGTTATTGGAATCGAACCTTCAAAAGGAATGCGAGAAAAAGCATTAAAACGAAATCCAAAACTAGTGCTGCATGATGGAGACTTTTTATCTTTTCCCAAATTAGACAAAGAGATTGATACGATTGTCAGTACGTATGCTTTTCATCACCTAACAGATGATGAAAAAGACGCCGCAGTCGGACACTATAGCCAGCTGCTTAAAAAAGATGGTAAAATTGTTTTTGCAGATACCGCATTCCTTCATGAATCAGATAAAAAAGAACGCCATGAAAAAGTCAAAAAACAAGGATACCTAAATCTTTTAAGAGACTTGCAGACGGAATATTATACAACTCTTGGTGTTCTCGAAGATATTTTCAAAAAACATGATTTTGATATCTCATTTGAAAAACTAAATGAATATGTCTGGCTTATGGAAGCGGTAAAAAAATAG
- the ruvX gene encoding Holliday junction resolvase RuvX — protein MTRILGLDVGTKTIGVAVSDLLGWTAQGVETIRRRPNHPEEDFNRIKELISQYEIGEVVVGLPKNMNGSIGPSGEACQNFAKELESLTGLSVILWDERLTTTAAERTLISADVSRKKRKQVIDKLAAVIILQGYMDSQKNKN, from the coding sequence ATGACAAGAATACTTGGATTGGACGTCGGGACAAAAACGATTGGTGTTGCCGTATCTGATTTACTTGGCTGGACAGCACAAGGCGTTGAAACAATTAGACGGCGTCCTAACCATCCTGAAGAAGATTTTAACAGAATTAAAGAGCTGATTTCTCAATATGAAATCGGCGAGGTTGTTGTCGGCTTGCCTAAAAATATGAACGGGTCGATCGGTCCGAGCGGTGAGGCTTGTCAAAACTTTGCAAAAGAACTTGAAAGTCTTACTGGCCTTTCGGTTATCCTATGGGATGAGAGGCTGACGACAACGGCAGCTGAACGTACACTTATATCCGCAGATGTAAGCAGAAAAAAACGCAAGCAGGTTATTGATAAACTTGCTGCTGTCATCATTCTGCAAGGATATATGGACAGCCAAAAAAATAAAAATTGA
- the mtnN gene encoding 5'-methylthioadenosine/S-adenosylhomocysteine nucleosidase, which translates to MKRIGIIGAMEEEVVLLREQLSDLQENKLAGCEFYQGFLNDQEVVLLKSGIGKVNAAIGTTLMIQLYEPDVILNTGSAGGFHTDLNVGDVVISTEVRHHDVDATIFGYEYGQVPQMPANYMPDQKLVEAAVKAGARVENIQVAKGLIASGDSFMSDHERVEEIRKKFPGLYAAEMEAAAIAQTCYQFKVPFVIIRSLSDIAGKDARVSYDQFLKTASKNSAELVQKIVEELKS; encoded by the coding sequence ATGAAGAGAATTGGAATTATTGGTGCAATGGAAGAAGAGGTTGTGCTATTAAGAGAGCAGCTGTCAGACCTTCAGGAAAATAAACTTGCAGGATGTGAATTCTATCAAGGATTTTTAAATGATCAGGAAGTCGTTCTGTTGAAATCCGGAATCGGAAAAGTAAATGCCGCGATTGGAACTACACTCATGATTCAGCTGTATGAACCTGATGTAATTTTAAATACGGGATCTGCAGGCGGATTTCATACTGATCTAAACGTAGGCGATGTTGTAATATCCACTGAAGTTCGACACCATGATGTAGATGCAACAATTTTCGGATACGAATATGGGCAAGTTCCTCAAATGCCTGCCAATTATATGCCTGACCAAAAACTTGTGGAAGCAGCTGTTAAAGCAGGTGCTCGTGTTGAAAACATTCAGGTTGCAAAAGGATTAATTGCATCCGGAGATTCGTTTATGAGTGATCATGAGAGGGTAGAAGAAATACGCAAGAAATTTCCAGGATTGTATGCAGCTGAGATGGAAGCTGCAGCAATTGCACAAACATGCTATCAGTTTAAAGTACCTTTTGTTATTATCCGGTCATTATCAGACATTGCCGGTAAAGATGCCCGTGTATCGTATGACCAGTTTTTGAAAACTGCATCAAAGAATTCCGCAGAACTTGTACAAAAAATCGTAGAGGAGCTGAAATCATAA
- a CDS encoding O-methyltransferase, giving the protein MVSNEVNEYIENLIPARSEHILKMEQYARQHDVPIMELSGMETLLTYVRLKSPKRILEVGTAIGYSAIRMALANETTEIVSIERDEERYNIAKENVKVLNLNDRITLLLGDANELQSQVEQYAPYDFIFIDAAKGQYQNFFDHYSAMLSQDGMIITDNVLFRGYVADESGLESRRLRSLVKKIRNFNEYIIQHPDYYSSILPVGDGMMVSIRKT; this is encoded by the coding sequence TTGGTCTCAAATGAAGTAAACGAATACATCGAAAATTTAATCCCTGCACGCTCTGAACATATTTTGAAAATGGAGCAGTATGCTAGGCAGCATGATGTACCAATCATGGAATTATCGGGTATGGAGACCCTTTTGACTTATGTCAGATTAAAAAGTCCTAAACGTATTTTAGAAGTTGGTACAGCCATCGGGTACTCTGCGATAAGAATGGCTCTCGCGAATGAGACAACCGAAATTGTAAGTATTGAAAGAGATGAAGAACGGTACAATATAGCAAAAGAAAATGTTAAAGTACTAAACCTCAACGATAGAATTACATTATTGCTCGGGGATGCGAATGAATTACAGAGTCAAGTAGAACAATATGCCCCATACGACTTTATTTTTATTGATGCAGCTAAAGGACAATATCAAAACTTTTTTGATCATTATTCCGCAATGCTGTCACAAGACGGCATGATCATTACTGATAACGTTCTCTTTAGAGGGTATGTCGCGGATGAAAGCGGCTTAGAGAGCAGAAGGCTGCGTTCTCTTGTTAAAAAAATTAGAAATTTTAATGAATATATCATACAGCATCCAGATTATTATTCTTCAATCCTGCCGGTGGGAGATGGTATGATGGTGAGCATTCGAAAAACCTAA
- the modA gene encoding molybdate ABC transporter substrate-binding protein, which produces MKKTNYIIGILFLAVLLSSCGANSQQKTVVYISAASSLKKPVTEWKERFEKTHKDIEIKTNFGASGILINQIKNGAPADLMFSAQSIRRFISDDDKIDIKKEEIIASNELVFVSGMKVDSPVDSIEDIPSTAKLGIGNPDMVPAGYYAKKALQKVNHSKVKIIYSQNAVHLKGLIETGAVEYAIMYRTDALENQRINIIKNIPSNWYPAIQYPLYSITEKKAAKQFMTYVRSKEGQKVLKKYNFRESVNN; this is translated from the coding sequence ATGAAGAAAACAAACTATATTATTGGAATCTTATTTCTTGCAGTCTTATTGTCATCTTGCGGCGCAAACAGCCAGCAAAAAACGGTTGTTTATATATCTGCTGCCTCCAGTCTGAAAAAACCTGTTACCGAGTGGAAGGAACGGTTTGAAAAAACACATAAAGATATCGAGATTAAGACGAACTTTGGTGCGTCAGGAATCTTAATCAATCAAATAAAAAACGGCGCACCAGCTGATTTAATGTTTTCAGCGCAGTCAATTCGGAGGTTTATTTCTGACGATGATAAAATTGATATTAAAAAAGAAGAAATTATTGCATCTAACGAGCTTGTCTTTGTTTCTGGAATGAAGGTGGACTCACCGGTTGACTCTATTGAAGATATACCTTCAACGGCAAAACTCGGTATCGGGAATCCTGATATGGTTCCTGCAGGTTATTATGCAAAAAAAGCGCTTCAAAAAGTTAATCATAGCAAGGTTAAAATCATATACAGCCAAAATGCAGTACACTTAAAGGGATTAATTGAAACAGGAGCTGTAGAATATGCCATCATGTATCGGACAGATGCGCTTGAAAATCAACGGATTAACATCATAAAAAATATACCTTCTAATTGGTATCCAGCTATTCAATATCCTTTATATTCAATCACCGAAAAGAAAGCTGCTAAACAATTTATGACATATGTTAGATCAAAAGAAGGACAGAAAGTCTTAAAGAAATATAATTTTAGAGAGAGTGTTAACAATTGA
- the udk gene encoding uridine kinase, with protein sequence MAQKPIVIGVAGGSGSGKTTVAKEIYRQFANQSILIIEQDAYYKDQSEKSMEERLKTNYDHPLAFDNDLLIQHIKSLQAYESVEKPVYDYTAHTRSDKIIPVDAKDVIILEGILILEDERLRDLMDIKLFVDTDADVRIIRRMVRDIRDRGRTLESVIDQYTSVVRPMHNQFIEPTKRYADIIIPEGGQNRVAIDLMVTKIKTILEDKALLKK encoded by the coding sequence ATGGCACAAAAACCTATCGTAATTGGGGTTGCAGGTGGTTCCGGTTCAGGTAAAACAACGGTAGCTAAAGAAATTTACAGGCAGTTTGCAAATCAGTCGATTCTTATTATTGAGCAAGACGCTTATTATAAAGATCAATCTGAAAAATCCATGGAAGAGCGATTAAAAACAAATTATGATCACCCTCTTGCTTTTGATAATGATCTGTTAATCCAGCATATCAAGTCACTTCAAGCTTATGAATCCGTTGAAAAACCAGTGTACGACTATACAGCGCATACAAGAAGTGATAAAATTATCCCAGTTGATGCTAAAGATGTCATTATATTGGAAGGTATTCTTATACTTGAAGATGAACGTTTACGTGATTTAATGGATATTAAGTTATTTGTCGACACAGATGCTGATGTACGAATCATAAGAAGAATGGTTCGTGATATACGTGACCGCGGCAGAACTTTAGAATCAGTAATCGATCAATATACTTCAGTAGTGCGTCCTATGCATAATCAGTTTATAGAACCTACAAAAAGGTACGCGGATATTATTATTCCAGAAGGCGGTCAAAACCGCGTTGCAATTGATTTAATGGTTACAAAAATTAAGACCATTTTAGAAGACAAAGCATTATTGAAAAAATGA
- a CDS encoding DUF1292 domain-containing protein, producing the protein MAKEERERIIIPDENGDENLFEVLFKFDVDQTGKSYMVTIPVADSEDDDTDEVEVFPFRYEEKGEADDDLALFPLETDEEWDMIEEMLNTFQDDEYETE; encoded by the coding sequence ATGGCAAAAGAAGAACGCGAGCGCATTATTATTCCAGATGAGAACGGTGACGAAAATCTATTTGAAGTTTTATTCAAATTCGATGTTGATCAAACTGGGAAATCATACATGGTAACAATACCTGTAGCGGATTCAGAAGATGACGATACGGATGAAGTAGAAGTATTCCCTTTCCGCTATGAAGAAAAGGGAGAAGCAGATGATGATCTTGCTTTGTTCCCTCTTGAAACAGATGAAGAGTGGGATATGATCGAGGAAATGTTAAATACATTCCAAGATGACGAGTACGAAACAGAATAA
- the greA gene encoding transcription elongation factor GreA has product MADEKKHYMTLEGKQKLENELEFLKTERRKEVVERIKVARSFGDLSENSEYDAAKDEQAFVEARIVQLEKMIRDSVIIEDNKDQSDNVSIGKTVKFQELPDGDEETYVIVGSAEADPFEGKISNDSPMAKSLLGKKPGDKVSVQTPGGEISVVILEVK; this is encoded by the coding sequence ATGGCAGACGAGAAAAAACACTATATGACCCTAGAGGGTAAGCAAAAGTTAGAAAACGAGTTAGAATTTTTAAAAACAGAACGCAGAAAAGAAGTAGTTGAAAGAATTAAAGTAGCACGAAGCTTTGGAGATCTATCTGAGAACTCTGAGTATGATGCTGCAAAGGACGAGCAGGCGTTTGTTGAGGCGCGTATCGTTCAATTAGAAAAGATGATTCGTGATTCAGTAATTATTGAAGACAATAAAGATCAATCTGATAACGTTTCCATCGGGAAAACAGTTAAATTTCAAGAGCTCCCTGATGGTGATGAAGAAACATATGTAATCGTTGGAAGTGCTGAAGCAGATCCATTCGAAGGGAAAATCTCCAATGATTCTCCAATGGCTAAAAGTTTATTAGGCAAGAAACCAGGAGACAAGGTTTCTGTTCAAACACCAGGCGGAGAAATCAGCGTAGTAATTTTAGAAGTTAAATAA
- the mltG gene encoding endolytic transglycosylase MltG: MIQLQSSGNYIQNKKKKRTKSIILTIIALFLAVIVLAAGTLYFYFNKNIGAFDSANQENFTVEIPIGSSTANIGKELEDKGIINSGQFFKLYTRVKGEGDFQAGVYQLSPSMNLTEIIAALKEGKLFKKPELTLTIPEGFNVPQIAGEISASTGYEKEEILKVMTDKAFLKELQNKYKNIPDDIYKEGLYYPLEGFLFPATYEFDKKKPELKEIVDKMVEQSSTVIAKYENDIKKSGYSMFEMITLASLIEEESQREEDRKKISGVFYNRLEKDMKLDSDPTVKYARKDFDVQVLYEHLEVDSPYNTYRYKGIPIGPITSPGEKSIEAALKPVKMDELFFYARPNGEVIYTKTLQEHNAVYRKYRDEWKVWQEQQ, translated from the coding sequence ATGATACAACTCCAGTCGTCTGGGAATTACATACAAAATAAGAAAAAGAAACGCACAAAATCCATCATATTAACGATAATTGCTTTATTTTTAGCGGTAATTGTTCTTGCTGCTGGCACACTATATTTTTATTTCAATAAAAATATCGGAGCTTTTGATTCAGCAAATCAAGAAAATTTTACTGTTGAGATCCCGATCGGCTCTTCAACAGCGAATATCGGAAAAGAGCTTGAAGATAAAGGAATCATTAACAGCGGTCAATTCTTTAAACTTTATACGCGTGTAAAGGGAGAAGGGGATTTTCAAGCAGGAGTTTATCAATTGTCTCCATCCATGAATCTTACTGAAATAATCGCTGCTCTTAAAGAGGGGAAACTATTTAAAAAACCAGAACTGACTTTAACAATTCCAGAAGGGTTCAATGTTCCTCAAATTGCCGGAGAGATCAGTGCGAGTACTGGCTATGAAAAAGAAGAAATATTAAAAGTAATGACCGATAAGGCATTTCTAAAAGAACTTCAGAACAAATATAAGAATATACCGGATGATATTTACAAAGAAGGTCTTTATTATCCGCTGGAAGGATTTCTTTTCCCGGCAACATATGAATTTGATAAAAAGAAGCCTGAGCTGAAAGAGATTGTGGATAAAATGGTAGAGCAGTCCTCGACTGTTATTGCCAAATATGAGAATGACATAAAAAAGAGCGGATATTCAATGTTCGAGATGATCACCTTAGCCTCACTAATTGAAGAAGAGTCTCAGCGTGAAGAGGATCGGAAAAAAATCTCTGGCGTTTTTTATAATAGACTTGAAAAGGACATGAAATTGGATTCAGATCCAACGGTCAAATATGCTAGAAAAGATTTTGATGTACAAGTATTATATGAGCATTTAGAAGTTGATTCTCCTTATAATACGTATCGCTACAAAGGAATTCCAATCGGTCCCATCACATCTCCAGGGGAAAAATCGATTGAAGCAGCACTAAAACCGGTAAAAATGGACGAATTATTCTTTTATGCAAGACCGAACGGAGAAGTTATATATACAAAAACATTGCAAGAACACAATGCCGTATACAGAAAATACAGAGATGAATGGAAGGTATGGCAAGAGCAGCAATGA
- a CDS encoding IreB family regulatory phosphoprotein: MSSMDKTMKFNFNEDDAYKTNVETVLFSVYDALQDKGYNPINQIVGYLLSGDPAYIPRHNDARSMIRKLERDELIEELVKSYLLNQKEGSR; the protein is encoded by the coding sequence GTGAGTTCTATGGACAAAACGATGAAGTTTAATTTCAACGAGGATGATGCTTATAAGACGAATGTTGAAACTGTCCTGTTTTCTGTTTATGACGCCCTGCAGGATAAAGGCTACAATCCGATCAACCAGATTGTTGGTTATTTGCTCTCAGGTGACCCGGCATATATTCCGCGCCATAATGATGCGAGAAGTATGATTCGTAAACTTGAGCGGGACGAGCTTATCGAAGAGCTCGTAAAATCGTACCTTTTAAATCAAAAAGAAGGAAGCCGTTAA
- a CDS encoding YrrS family protein, whose protein sequence is MKRNQRYETRLEKRKQNRFLNIAIGLVFLLIVVVAFNLFSGDENETASTSENEQTESKNVTKDDSSIEMESDKDNQNEDRSSDESENQSDDTETNPDEETQSDNPEGGGPEGPWEPIGTSQAEPHQKSYDDQSQDWKEMIRALSYATNIPEDQMTIFWLGNGGGPDLSKGTVQSKTEKIKYDVVLQWIPEKGWQPISVTQVQ, encoded by the coding sequence ATGAAACGAAATCAACGTTATGAAACGAGATTAGAAAAGCGAAAACAAAATCGTTTTTTAAACATAGCAATTGGCTTGGTGTTTTTGCTGATTGTTGTGGTTGCGTTCAATCTTTTCTCTGGTGATGAAAACGAGACGGCGTCGACATCAGAAAATGAACAAACTGAAAGCAAGAACGTAACGAAAGACGATTCTTCGATTGAAATGGAATCCGATAAAGATAATCAGAATGAGGATCGTTCATCTGACGAATCCGAAAATCAATCAGATGATACAGAGACTAACCCGGATGAGGAAACACAGTCTGATAACCCTGAAGGCGGAGGTCCTGAAGGCCCATGGGAACCAATTGGAACTTCTCAAGCAGAGCCTCATCAGAAGTCGTACGACGACCAGTCTCAAGACTGGAAAGAGATGATCCGAGCACTTTCGTACGCGACAAATATTCCAGAAGACCAAATGACAATTTTCTGGCTTGGAAATGGCGGTGGTCCTGATTTATCCAAAGGCACCGTACAATCCAAGACTGAAAAGATAAAGTATGATGTAGTTCTGCAGTGGATTCCTGAAAAAGGATGGCAGCCGATAAGTGTAACACAAGTACAATAA